A stretch of the Argentina anserina chromosome 6, drPotAnse1.1, whole genome shotgun sequence genome encodes the following:
- the LOC126797790 gene encoding protein translation factor SUI1 homolog 2-like codes for MSDLDIQIPTAFDPFAEANAEFSGAGTREYVHIRIQQRNGRKSLTTVQGLKKESSYNKILKDLKKEFCCNGNVVQDPEQGQVIQLQGDQRKKVSAFLVQAGIATRDNIKIHGF; via the coding sequence ATGTCTGATCTAGACATCCAGATTCCTACAGCCTTTGATCCGTTTGCCGAGGCTAATGCTGAGTTCTCAGGTGCCGGAACAAGAGAGTATGTGCACATCCGTATACAGCAGCGAAATGGTAGGAAAAGCCTGACAACAGTGCAGGGACTGAAGAAGGAATCGAGCTACAACAAGATTCTCAAGGACCTTAAGAAGGAATTTTGCTGCAATGGTAATGTTGTCCAAGACCCTGAACAGGGACAGGTGATTCAACTACAAGGTGACCAGCGAAAGAAAGTGTCTGCCTTCCTAGTTCAGGCTGGCATTGCGACCAGGGATAACATCAAAATTCACGGTTTCTGA
- the LOC126797869 gene encoding reticulon-like protein B12 produces MRVLDEKAKIAPLFLFHCGIISVPQSYILFGSWRSGLDLDCVFGFKVQMGSPERLFGRQRSLHEILGGGLVADVILWRQKDVTMGILLVALAAWVVFEKSGYTLLSLVSSVLLLLFVILFLWAKAAAILNRPAPPLPEFQLSEEMVNEAAAVIRTRVNALLLVSQDISLGKDSTLFFKVAAYLLLIYFIGGLTDFLTLGYTSLVIVLTIPASYDRCEDYADKYVIMGYRKLLKLYAKLDEEYVNRFQHLILEKKKLS; encoded by the exons ATGAGAGTATTGGATGAAAAAGCCAAGATAGCCCCATTGTTTCTCTTTCACTGTGGAATCATCTCAGTTCCCCAAAGCTACATCCTTTTTGGCTCTTGGAGATCTGGATTGGATTTAGATTGTGTTTTTGGGTTTAAAGTCCAAATGGGTTCACCGGAAAGATTGTTTGGCCGGCAGAGAAGCCTTCATGAGATCCTTGGAGGAGGTCTCG TTGCAGATGTGATCTTGTGGAGGCAGAAAGATGTGACAATGGGGATACTGTTAGTAGCTTTAGCTGCTTGGGTGGTGTTTGAGAAGTCTGGTTATACATTGCTATCACTGGTCTCTAGtgttcttctccttctctttgTCATTCTGTTTCTCTGGGCAAAAGCGGCTGCCATTCTGAACCG ACCAGCTCCACCCCTGCCTGAATTTCAGTTATCAGAAGAAATGGTGAATGAAGCTGCAGCTGTCATCCGCACTCGTGTAAACGCTTTGCTTTTGGTTTCACAAGATATTTCTCTTGGTAAGGACTCAACGTTGTTCTTCAAAGTAGCGGCTTACCTGCTTCTGATCTACTTTATTGGTGGCTTGACTGATTTCCTGACTTTGGGCTACACCA GCCTTGTCATTGTTCTGACAATTCCAGCATCCTACGACAGATGTGAGGATTATGCGGACAAGTATGTCATAATGGGTTACAGGAAATTGCTGAAATTGTATGCTAAACTAgatgaagaatatgtaaacagATTTCAACACTTGatattggagaagaagaaacttagttga